A window of the Lolium perenne isolate Kyuss_39 chromosome 7, Kyuss_2.0, whole genome shotgun sequence genome harbors these coding sequences:
- the LOC127311280 gene encoding uncharacterized protein At3g49055, whose protein sequence is MDHQTKVAVQKIVVSLQSVHEILEDILYRASEEKVDRISERPNIDLKDGLRYLELEAHNIHDLAKKVEIKLSECREKERKEKSRMESTISSLTKENQDTRIMLEVAIAEKEAAENSFRALKDDSDQRRSAILQIAEKGLQKVGFGFIMEVISGDSEREEISSCSASAASNERESKQDIDSLASIVGTTLKNLHHEINDLRQALNESRSDCDHLHLQVAEQAQKIMKQESHKQDLREREIFLLHSVEELTAGLKEVEREATRWREACALEVEAGKVAIKALNQEVTLLREELRRVKADLHAANSKIHLKEKLAASAMAAQAAADACLKLADSRSAGLQQRIEELTRQIEQEDAHVRKGRESARRRIRYACWPWQRLQVISASSRARTWFIDQNGRLLPGTEALLQIRI, encoded by the exons ATGGATCATCAAACCAAGGTTGCCGTGCAGAAGATTGTTGTCTCGCTCCAATCGGTGCatgagatcttagaggatatcctATACAGAGCTTCTGAGGAGAAAGTAGATAGGATTTCTGAGAGACCAAATATTGATCTGAAGGATGGACTCAGATACCTGGAATTGGAGGCTCATAACATTCATGATCTGGCCAAGAAAGTCGAGATCAAGCTCTCAGAATGCAGGGAGAAGGAAAGGAAGGAGAAAAGCAGGATGGAGAGTACGATATCAAGCTTAACAAAGGAGAACCAGGATACACGCATCATGTTGGAAGTTGCAATAGCTGAGAAGGAGGCTGCGGAGAATAGCTTTCGTGCGTTGAAGGACGACAGTGATCAGAGAAGAAGTGCAATCCTGCAGATTGCTGAGAAGGGATTGCAGAAGGTTGGCTTTGGCTTCATCATGGAGGTGATAAGCGGAGATTCGGAAAGAGAAGAGATTAGCAGCTGCAGTGCCAGTGCAGCATCGAATGAAAGAGAAAGTAAGCAGGATATTGACAGTCTG GCTTCAATAGTTGGCACGACACTCAAGAACCTGCATCATGAGATCAATGATCTCAGACAGGCCTTAAACGAGTCTAG GTCAGATTGCGATCATTTGCATCTCCAAGTTGCTGAACAGGCTCAGAAGATAATGAAACAGGAGTCACACAAACAGGACCTGAGAGAACGAGAAATTTTCCTACTTCACAGT GTGGAAGAGCTCACTGCAGGGCTAAAAGAAGTGGAACGGGAGGCTACAAGATGGAGAGAGGCATGTGCTTTGGAGGTAGAAGCTGGAAAAGTTGCCATCAAAGCACTAAACCAGGAG GTGACCTTGCTCAGAGAAGAGCTGCGAAGGGTAAAAGCAGACTTACATGCTGCAAATAGCAAGATACATCTAAAAGAGAAGTTAGCAGCAAGTGCAATGGCAGCACAAGCTGCTGCAGATGCATGCCTTAAGCTTGCTGACAGTAGATCTGCTGGGCTACAACAAAGAATAGAAGAGTTGACAAGGCAGATAGAGCAAGAAGATGCACATGTAAGAAAAGGGCGAGAGAGTGCTCGCAGAAGAATACGATATGCCTGCTGGCCATGGCAGCGACTCCAAGTCATATCAGCATCCTCTCGTGCTAGGACATGGTTTATTGATCAGAATGGCAGATTGTTACCAGGGACAGAAGCACTACTTCAAATAAGGATCTGA
- the LOC127311283 gene encoding uncharacterized protein At4g37920, with the protein MALDQAAIASLPYAAAASLRRPHPSCSFPPRRPPPIYLTCAAFPYSPPPCATTSSSTSDDARGQHLFRGLPQPRCSNVEAVGDVMAAPDDYTEDSPSSSGYANGHMSEERPGGSVGEANHMAAGNQKMVKISDKLIGVFMVDKPTPTDWRKLLAFSREWDNIRPHFFRRCRERADAESNPEMKHGLLRLGRKLREIDEDVQRHNELFEVVKSTPPAKIGAVIAKRRKDFTVEFFNHLYYVAESYKDDPDKQKELAKLGNDCVDALQAHDDKCGSLEALNVAELKLKDILNSPSVDAACRKIDDLAEKKELDSALVLMLSKAWSAAKGTDITKSDAKDIMFHLYMTAVANLQRQMPKDIRILKHLIMIEDPEERVSALSDAFTPGPELQGENVDTLYTSPEVLHTWASAIIDAYYSSREGTLLGQARDLMNPKIIKRVEEIVKTIKDNYL; encoded by the exons ATGGCTCTCGACCAAGCTGCTATCGCCTCTTtgccctacgccgccgccgcctcgctccgccgCCCCCATCCCTCCTGCTCCTTCCCTCCCCGCCGGCCTCCGCCGATATACCTCACCTGCGCCGCCTTCCCGTACTCTCCTCCTCCCTGCGCCACAACATCGTCGTCCACCAGCGATGACGCCCGCG GACAACACCTGTTCCGCGGCCTTCCCCAACCGCGATGCTCTAACGTGGAAGCGGTCGGCGATGTGATGGCAGCGCCCGATGATTACACAGAAGACTCGCCATCAAGCAGCGGGTATGCAAATGGTCATATGAGTGAAGAGCGTCCAGGAGGAAGCGTGGGCGAGGCAAACCACATGGCCGCAGGCAACCAGAAGATGGTCAAGATATCTGACAAGTTGATTGGTGTGTTCATGGTCGATAAGCCTACGCCAACGGATTGGAGGAAACTGCTAGCTTTTAGCAGGGAGTGGGACAACATCAGGCCGCATTTCTTTAGGCGCTGTCGGGAGAGAGCGGACGCGGAATCGAATCCTGAGATGAAGCACGGTCTTCTCAGGTTGGGGAGAAAGCTGAGAGAG ATCGATGAGGATGTGCAAAGGCATAATGAACTGTTTGAAGTAGTTAAATCAACGCCACCTGCTAAAATTGGTGCTGTTATTGCTAAGCGACGTAAAGATTTCACGGTGGAGTTTTTCAACCACCTTTATTATGTTGCGGAGTCGTATAAGGATGACCCCGATAAGCAAAAAG AGTTGGCAAAACTTGGAAATGATTGTGTAGACGCACTACAAGCTCACGATGACAAGTGCGGTAGTCTTGAAGCGTTGAATGTTGCAGAGCTAAAGCTCAAAGATATACTTAATTCGCCTTCAGTGGACGCTGCATGCAGAAAGATTGATGACTTGGCCGAGAAGAAGGAACTAGATTCCGCGTTAGTGTTGATGCTTTCAAAAGCTTGGTCAGCGGCGAAGGGCACCGACATCACAAAATCCGAT GCAAAAGACATAATGTTCCATCTATACATGACTGCAGTAGCCAATCTCCAGAGACAAATGCCGAAGGATATCAGGATACTGAAGCACCTTATAATGATTGAGGACCCAGAAGAACGTGTGAGCGCGTTGAGCGATGCTTTTACTCCTGGGCCTGAACTGCAAGGCGAAAATGTCGATACGTTATACAC GAGCCCTGAGGTGTTACACACTTGGGCGAGTGCTATAATTGACGCGTATTATAGCAGCAGGGAAGGCACTCTCCTGGGGCAAGCGCGAGACTTGATGAATCCTAAGATTATCAAGCGAGTTGAAGAGATTGTGAAGACAATCAAAGATAATTACCTCTGA
- the LOC127311282 gene encoding uncharacterized protein — MATGQPSDEKNPAPVPDKKAPLPKVVTLKKALNLAQTWVDKMSGPEPDELNDKDFEGRPSGLGLGARVAPNAKRAAPTDPVERRLLGKVNAQKRKSAEEEKINTQEVDEESDDDSGEPQGRTSACSKKRELLSFTSLPLGKKAK; from the exons ATGGCAACCGGGCAGCCGTCGGACGAGAAGAATCCGGCGCCGGTGCCGGACAAGAAGGCCCCGCTCCCGAAGGTGGTCACGCTCAAGAAGGCCCTAAATTTG GCCCAGACATGGGTGGACAAAATGAGTGGGCCAGAGCCAGATGAACTGAACGATAAGGACTTTGAGGGTCGGCCATCAGG GCTTGGTCTTGGTGCTAGAGTGGCACCTAATGCGAAGCGTGCAGCTCCCACTGATCCAGTTGAGAGGAGGTTGCTCGGAAAGGTGAATGCGCAGAAGAGGAAGTCTGCGGAGGAGGAGAAAATAAATACTCAGGAGGTGGATGAGGAGAGCGATGATGATAGCGGTGAGCCGCAAGGTAGAACCAGTGCTTGTAGCAAGAAGAGGGAATTGCTTTCTTTTACTTCATTGCCGTTAGGGAAGAAGGCCAAGTGA